A single window of Gemmatimonadota bacterium DNA harbors:
- a CDS encoding sensor histidine kinase, whose translation MAKFTVDTHLFRELGELLVGRDSTALIELIKNAYDADATEVTVYGERLDNPDEGHILVIDDGVGMNSEAFEKGFLRVASRLKEQGERRSPLFQRRYTGAKGIGRLAAHKLARKLEIDSVPQFPGSDGIREALNATIDWNKIEQYETLDDLDADAIRLETKPMRENTLSGTTLLLSQLRKAWTETERTRFFAEVQSFGPPLFLREPLPRSIIEKPLLFDTPVVRDQGSDAVVSPFQVNLEGDFAAGEDYWALVAEVATWVLEIQAVPGSDEVVFAVAPTRKTREDNPEARGFKQSLPHPIPGKGPYFEARILVREGYRGRQDQRIWATRVSGIRVYMEGFRVLPYGEQEDDWLALNADYARRPRQLEMLEKLRLSVEATDPDEGLTRLSNNNYFGAIFLTQEHCPSLRVLVNREGFIPEAGFDTLVQLVRTGIDLCTRARAAEAYERRQKRREDRRQESRAVMDQTDGIEADDTTDDSPETHELPNRLQDVTQLLKEARERLNEGDTKKAKVAVSAAMQKHGGTPELTADLWAERSLLHVLASVGTQMAAFVHEINALLGKAQTIERTLERLLKEGGLSRKQRRILRQLLTVTVDLKRGLERQAAYLLDIETPDARRRRSRQYLYERFDAAVRLIQHQAERRGIKIDNQIPPELRSAPMFSAELTAVFANLLTNAVKAAGEDGHILASASSENEQVQIRIQNTGTAVQLDEAEHWFKPFQSTTFEVNPVLGQGMGLGLTITRNLLENYGAVVKFVRPDSPFATAVEIALPSGS comes from the coding sequence ATGGCTAAGTTCACTGTTGACACCCACTTGTTCCGAGAACTCGGAGAACTACTGGTCGGGCGCGACTCCACAGCCTTGATTGAACTGATCAAGAACGCCTACGACGCAGATGCGACCGAGGTCACTGTATATGGTGAGCGACTCGACAATCCAGATGAGGGACACATCCTGGTAATAGACGACGGCGTGGGAATGAATTCGGAAGCGTTCGAGAAGGGATTTCTGCGGGTTGCTTCTCGTCTGAAGGAGCAAGGAGAGCGACGATCCCCCTTGTTTCAACGCCGTTACACTGGTGCCAAGGGAATCGGCCGACTCGCCGCTCATAAGCTTGCGAGAAAACTCGAAATCGATAGCGTGCCCCAATTCCCTGGATCGGATGGGATTCGAGAAGCTCTGAACGCCACAATAGATTGGAACAAAATCGAACAGTACGAAACTCTGGATGACCTTGACGCTGACGCGATTCGTCTGGAAACGAAGCCAATGCGCGAGAACACTCTTTCAGGAACGACACTTCTTCTATCGCAACTGCGAAAAGCCTGGACCGAGACTGAGCGTACGAGGTTTTTTGCCGAGGTTCAATCGTTCGGTCCTCCCCTATTTCTGCGTGAGCCGCTCCCGCGATCAATTATCGAAAAGCCACTGCTGTTCGACACACCAGTTGTACGAGACCAGGGTTCCGATGCTGTTGTCTCTCCATTCCAGGTGAACCTTGAAGGGGACTTTGCTGCCGGCGAGGACTACTGGGCACTTGTTGCCGAAGTCGCGACCTGGGTACTGGAGATACAGGCGGTTCCCGGTAGCGATGAAGTGGTTTTTGCTGTCGCACCAACAAGAAAAACTCGAGAAGATAACCCGGAAGCGAGAGGGTTCAAGCAGTCGCTCCCTCATCCCATCCCTGGGAAAGGGCCATATTTTGAGGCTCGCATTCTGGTCCGAGAAGGGTATAGGGGTCGCCAGGACCAGCGGATATGGGCGACGCGCGTCAGTGGAATTCGAGTTTATATGGAAGGATTCCGCGTTCTACCCTATGGTGAGCAAGAAGACGACTGGCTCGCGCTCAATGCTGATTATGCGAGACGCCCACGACAGCTCGAGATGCTTGAAAAACTCCGTCTCAGTGTGGAGGCGACTGATCCCGATGAGGGCCTCACTCGCTTGTCGAACAACAACTACTTTGGAGCGATTTTTCTTACCCAAGAACACTGTCCCAGTCTGCGCGTTCTCGTGAACCGTGAGGGATTCATTCCAGAGGCCGGATTCGACACATTAGTGCAGCTTGTGCGGACAGGAATCGATCTCTGTACGCGAGCGAGAGCGGCAGAAGCCTATGAACGCCGCCAAAAAAGGAGGGAAGACCGTCGTCAAGAATCAAGGGCTGTAATGGATCAGACAGATGGGATTGAGGCTGATGATACTACGGACGATTCCCCTGAGACGCATGAATTGCCCAATCGACTTCAAGATGTGACTCAACTCCTGAAAGAAGCTCGCGAGCGCCTCAACGAAGGAGATACTAAGAAAGCCAAGGTCGCAGTCAGCGCAGCCATGCAAAAGCACGGAGGAACGCCGGAGCTTACCGCGGACCTGTGGGCCGAACGTTCGCTCTTACATGTCCTGGCGTCCGTGGGGACTCAGATGGCGGCTTTTGTGCATGAGATCAATGCCTTGCTGGGAAAGGCACAAACTATTGAGCGTACTCTGGAGCGCCTGCTCAAAGAGGGAGGATTGTCTCGCAAACAGCGGCGAATCCTTAGGCAATTATTAACGGTCACCGTGGATTTGAAGCGGGGATTGGAACGTCAAGCTGCTTATCTGTTAGACATTGAAACTCCAGATGCGAGACGACGCCGTTCGCGCCAGTATTTATATGAACGTTTCGATGCCGCGGTTCGTCTCATACAGCATCAAGCAGAACGCCGAGGCATCAAAATTGACAATCAGATTCCGCCCGAATTGAGATCTGCCCCGATGTTTTCCGCCGAGCTTACGGCAGTATTCGCTAATCTCCTGACAAATGCAGTTAAAGCCGCTGGAGAGGATGGACATATCCTCGCTTCAGCATCCAGTGAAAATGAACAGGTTCAGATTCGCATCCAGAACACCGGTACCGCTGTCCAACTTGATGAAGCCGAGCATTGGTTCAAACCTTTCCAATCAACGACATTTGAAGTAAACCCCGTGCTGGGTCAAGGGATGGGACTGGGACTGACCATTACACGGAACCTGTTGGAGAACTATGGAGCAGTTGTGAAATTCGTCCGACCAGATAGCCCGTTTGCAACTGCAGTCGAAATAGCTTTGCCAAGTGGGAGTTAG
- a CDS encoding NAD(P)-dependent oxidoreductase yields MKVVIYGSNGQLGPHVVKALEGHVDLRLTDLEPFDTPHDMMIVDVSDPDTVARAAEGMDAIINLSVLRPHRQIAFDVNTLGCYNIMRAAVAHGIPRVINTGPHFTVQGAPYEALDYNIGPDVPPKPSTNLYALSKGLGQEICRIFAEQSDVYVLCYLFYIFCYHDDLSRPGLNRPFLVTWRDASAAFLPGLTIDLKTLPSQCEVFNIFANRPHQKFSNEKAKRILGWQPKDDLEHTYLKSNV; encoded by the coding sequence ATGAAAGTCGTAATCTACGGAAGCAATGGCCAGCTGGGACCGCACGTAGTCAAAGCTCTGGAAGGACATGTAGATCTGCGCTTAACGGACCTGGAACCATTTGACACCCCGCACGACATGATGATCGTCGATGTATCAGATCCCGATACAGTCGCGCGCGCCGCAGAGGGCATGGACGCAATCATCAACCTATCCGTCTTGCGCCCCCACCGCCAGATCGCCTTTGATGTCAACACCCTGGGATGCTACAACATCATGCGCGCAGCAGTCGCACACGGAATCCCGCGGGTCATCAACACAGGACCGCACTTCACCGTACAGGGCGCACCCTACGAGGCATTGGATTACAACATCGGTCCCGATGTCCCCCCCAAACCCAGCACAAATCTATACGCCCTATCAAAGGGCCTGGGACAAGAAATCTGCCGAATCTTTGCCGAGCAGAGCGACGTCTATGTACTGTGTTACTTATTCTACATCTTCTGCTACCACGACGACCTGTCAAGACCCGGTCTAAACCGCCCATTCCTCGTAACCTGGCGCGATGCATCAGCCGCATTCTTACCGGGCCTGACCATCGACCTCAAAACCCTCCCATCGCAATGCGAAGTCTTCAACATCTTTGCAAACCGACCGCACCAGAAATTCTCAAACGAAAAAGCCAAACGCATTCTGGGATGGCAGCCTAAGGATGACTTAGAGCATACGTATCTCAAATCCAACGTGTAA
- a CDS encoding N-6 DNA methylase, with the protein MALHSAEQNVANKQWLSTQVADPTYRKILRINPRRLLGAYYTPDALANILATWALAPGKGNVLDPSFGGCAFLNAATTILASRGVSKPGERVFGVDVDPICMEYVRKDQNLVEKNCIIRDFLSLSPKNISGAPFHAIIGNPPYVRHHWFNGATRKAGRVAMAAAGVALPETASAWAYFLIHTLSFIAKNGRLAMLVPEAILQADYATVVRDLLTSRFDHVCLVHIRDRLFEGTDEAVVAVAASQYGGKKGTLRVEAVERSEDLVAVLNTPKGGSYTPHLITQKGRRIDPQIVQLLGELEQHSAVQKVSDVATVRIGLVTGANKHFIRNAENLKQLGIPHESCVRLISRTRWLSGLDFTKEDLQELVDANQQAILVQPTPACENTPGIQQWIDEGIEAGIHERYKCTIRDPWFRVDLKPVPDAFATCARMGAPLIVLNRTICRCTNALHAMYLHCGSDASLPAIAVGFLTSAVSVWAELHGRRYGGGVLKMEPGTLNRTPVPIVQDAEDAFDELNKLIRDGQEAEARKRADDLVLGDQLGLPKKDIKRLQQAHGLLMTQRRPTRNGTGHG; encoded by the coding sequence ATGGCACTTCATAGTGCTGAGCAAAATGTCGCGAACAAACAGTGGTTGAGTACTCAAGTAGCAGATCCCACTTACCGCAAAATTTTGAGGATCAATCCTCGCCGTCTCCTGGGGGCGTACTACACCCCCGATGCACTCGCAAACATTTTGGCAACATGGGCACTTGCGCCAGGAAAAGGAAACGTCTTAGATCCGAGCTTTGGCGGGTGTGCGTTCCTTAATGCCGCAACGACAATCCTGGCCTCCAGGGGTGTTTCAAAACCCGGCGAGCGAGTATTCGGTGTTGATGTGGATCCGATTTGTATGGAGTACGTACGCAAGGATCAAAATCTCGTCGAGAAGAACTGCATTATTCGAGACTTTCTCAGCTTGTCTCCGAAGAATATATCCGGAGCACCGTTTCACGCCATAATCGGCAATCCCCCCTACGTGCGTCATCACTGGTTCAATGGAGCGACTCGAAAGGCAGGCAGGGTAGCCATGGCTGCCGCAGGAGTAGCACTTCCCGAAACTGCGAGTGCCTGGGCATATTTTCTAATCCACACACTGAGCTTTATCGCAAAGAATGGCCGGCTTGCAATGCTCGTTCCGGAAGCAATCCTTCAGGCTGACTATGCCACTGTCGTCAGGGACTTGCTTACATCCCGTTTCGATCATGTCTGCCTGGTTCATATTCGCGACCGTCTGTTTGAGGGTACAGACGAGGCTGTGGTCGCAGTCGCTGCTTCGCAATATGGTGGGAAAAAAGGCACCTTGCGAGTTGAAGCTGTCGAGCGATCTGAGGATCTGGTAGCAGTTCTGAACACCCCAAAAGGCGGAAGTTATACTCCCCATTTGATAACCCAAAAAGGACGCCGCATTGACCCACAGATTGTCCAATTGCTCGGTGAATTGGAGCAACATTCTGCGGTTCAGAAAGTCTCCGATGTCGCAACCGTAAGGATTGGTTTGGTCACAGGCGCTAACAAACATTTCATCCGTAATGCCGAAAACTTGAAACAACTTGGTATTCCTCACGAGTCTTGTGTACGACTAATTTCTCGTACGCGATGGCTATCAGGGCTGGATTTCACCAAAGAAGATCTCCAGGAACTCGTCGATGCTAACCAACAGGCCATCCTGGTTCAGCCCACGCCAGCGTGCGAAAATACTCCCGGCATCCAGCAGTGGATTGACGAGGGAATTGAGGCTGGTATTCACGAACGATATAAATGCACCATACGCGATCCCTGGTTTCGTGTCGATCTAAAGCCTGTACCAGATGCCTTCGCTACATGCGCCCGTATGGGTGCTCCCCTGATCGTTCTCAACCGGACTATTTGCCGATGCACCAATGCACTCCATGCGATGTATTTGCATTGCGGAAGCGATGCATCTCTGCCAGCCATCGCTGTAGGGTTCCTCACGAGTGCTGTGAGTGTCTGGGCAGAACTCCACGGACGTCGGTACGGAGGAGGCGTCTTGAAGATGGAACCCGGCACCCTGAATAGAACGCCGGTACCGATAGTTCAGGACGCAGAAGACGCCTTTGATGAATTGAATAAACTCATTCGAGATGGGCAAGAAGCCGAAGCAAGAAAACGGGCGGACGATCTCGTTCTTGGAGATCAATTGGGCTTGCCAAAGAAAGACATTAAGCGGCTACAGCAGGCACACGGCCTGTTGATGACCCAACGCCGCCCCACCAGGAATGGAACCGGACATGGCTAA
- a CDS encoding NAD(P)-dependent oxidoreductase — MNVLITSGKTALSRALSADLAKEHKVVLTDLVEVETDCDFVKCELGHEGETESLVHGMDAIVHLAELPEELKNDEREIDFQTRCTYNIMHAAREKNVPHVIYISSLSLFASCDPNWNVTEVWAPRPTTESAPMARYLGEFTCREFAREHSVRVTCLRFGDIDGDGDTALTTEDAVKAIGKALVTNGPMWQVLHVQSDVGNARFPTNQAKQTLGL; from the coding sequence ATGAACGTATTGATCACCTCGGGCAAAACAGCACTATCCCGGGCACTATCAGCGGATCTGGCAAAAGAACACAAGGTCGTCCTGACAGATCTCGTAGAAGTAGAAACAGATTGCGACTTTGTTAAATGCGAACTCGGGCACGAAGGAGAAACAGAATCCCTCGTACACGGCATGGACGCCATAGTGCATCTCGCGGAACTGCCCGAAGAACTGAAAAATGACGAACGGGAAATAGACTTCCAAACCCGATGTACCTATAACATCATGCACGCAGCACGAGAGAAAAACGTCCCCCACGTCATCTATATCAGTTCCCTCAGCCTATTCGCGTCATGTGATCCCAACTGGAACGTCACAGAAGTCTGGGCACCGCGCCCCACAACAGAATCGGCACCCATGGCGCGCTACCTGGGTGAATTCACCTGTCGAGAATTTGCGCGAGAGCACTCCGTCCGCGTAACCTGCTTGCGATTCGGAGACATAGACGGCGATGGCGACACAGCATTGACAACAGAAGACGCAGTAAAAGCCATTGGCAAAGCACTCGTAACCAACGGACCCATGTGGCAGGTATTGCACGTACAATCAGACGTTGGAAATGCCCGATTCCCCACAAACCAGGCAAAGCAAACATTGGGCCTTTAA
- a CDS encoding AAA family ATPase has protein sequence MITSIRLVNFKNFADETLRVGPFTVIVGANASGKSNIRDAFRFLHGIGRDYTLAEIIGGKYGPGGQREWEPIRGAANEIIRFGQETFSIEVEILWGDGGPHSEKAQYMIEVGLAKRKSDEFEIKKEKLIVESETSFTAQSAGENLRVRGVWDREQKEILLESNQAALRQLMEYFRVEAVRNKVPVELISMMGWINYILSDIHFPELSPDRMREPSLPGAEMLGNFGENLPTVLEEICTDSRRKKILTSWVHELTPMDVKDFEFPRDPSGRVHLRLCEANGRKVSAYSASDGTLRFLAMLAVLLGENPKSLYFFEEIDTDIHPARLHLLMDLIERQTAKQGIQVITTTHAPTLLTVMNDQTFENTSIVCRLEDSSDAIIRPVVDLPNVRELRQDQGLGRLHESGWMETALYFTEDYDEKDFVAVDKLRDKMRDNNPDYVETQTLKAVAEVNAKS, from the coding sequence ATGATTACATCGATTCGACTCGTAAATTTCAAAAACTTCGCTGACGAAACCCTGCGCGTAGGCCCATTCACCGTAATCGTGGGTGCAAATGCCAGCGGCAAAAGCAATATCCGCGACGCCTTCCGCTTCCTACACGGCATAGGCCGCGACTATACCCTGGCGGAGATCATCGGCGGGAAATACGGCCCTGGTGGTCAACGCGAATGGGAACCGATCCGTGGCGCAGCCAATGAAATCATCCGCTTTGGACAAGAAACGTTTTCTATTGAGGTTGAGATATTATGGGGCGATGGAGGTCCACATTCTGAGAAGGCGCAGTATATGATTGAGGTCGGTCTCGCTAAAAGAAAATCCGATGAATTTGAAATAAAAAAAGAAAAACTCATAGTCGAATCAGAGACGTCTTTCACAGCTCAAAGTGCCGGGGAGAATCTCAGGGTTCGCGGCGTGTGGGATAGGGAACAGAAAGAGATTTTGCTTGAATCAAATCAAGCAGCTTTGAGGCAGCTTATGGAGTATTTCCGAGTTGAAGCAGTCCGCAATAAAGTACCTGTCGAGCTTATATCAATGATGGGATGGATCAATTACATCCTATCTGACATACACTTCCCTGAACTGTCGCCGGACCGAATGCGAGAACCCTCTCTCCCTGGCGCGGAAATGCTGGGTAATTTCGGTGAGAATTTGCCGACTGTACTGGAGGAAATCTGCACCGATTCCAGGAGAAAGAAAATTCTGACAAGTTGGGTACACGAACTCACGCCCATGGATGTCAAAGATTTCGAGTTTCCGCGAGATCCGAGTGGTCGAGTCCATCTCAGGCTCTGCGAGGCAAACGGCAGAAAAGTATCCGCCTATAGTGCATCGGATGGTACATTGCGTTTTCTCGCCATGCTGGCCGTGTTGCTCGGCGAAAATCCCAAGAGCCTGTATTTCTTTGAAGAAATCGACACCGACATTCACCCAGCACGGCTGCATTTGTTGATGGATTTGATTGAACGGCAAACCGCGAAGCAAGGTATTCAGGTAATCACCACGACCCATGCGCCAACCCTGTTGACTGTCATGAACGATCAGACGTTTGAGAACACATCTATAGTGTGCCGCCTGGAAGATTCTTCTGATGCTATTATCCGCCCGGTTGTCGATCTTCCCAATGTGCGGGAACTGCGGCAGGATCAAGGGCTGGGACGGTTACATGAATCTGGATGGATGGAAACCGCGCTTTATTTCACTGAAGACTACGACGAAAAGGACTTCGTTGCAGTTGACAAGCTCCGGGACAAAATGAGGGACAATAATCCCGATTACGTCGAGACGCAGACCTTGAAAGCTGTTGCTGAAGTCAACGCCAAATCTTGA